The Oleidesulfovibrio alaskensis DSM 16109 genome has a segment encoding these proteins:
- the cutC gene encoding choline trimethylamine-lyase, protein MNAVTHSYHDDTGRRQAAGLPLSARLRRLKAAYLEAKPSITIGRAMAYTEIEKAYPDLPPVLRRAMGFRRACETAPVLIQDDELIVGHPCGAPRAGAFSPDTAWKWLRDELDTIGTRPQDPYMISEADKKIMREELFPFWEGRSLDEVCEDAFRREGLWEFCAEAGISDLSYHHTSGGGDTSPGYDIILFTKGINGLKAEAEAHLERLDAENAGDSSGADFYRAAVIICEGVLLYAGRVAAHARQLAAAEQNPARREELLAIAEVNTRVPANPPATFHEALQAVWTIQSLFLLEENQCSTSLGRFDQYVYPCYEAGIRNGTLTREQAFELTGCFIIKCSEMIWYTPGATARYFAGYMPFINMCVGGQKREGGDATNDLTLLLMDAVRSVGVYQPSLACRIHNQSPQEYLEKIADVVRAGTGMPACHFDDAHIRMMLRKGFDFDDARDYCLMGCVEPQKSGRIHQWTAGGFTQWPVAVELVFNRGVLRSYGRRVAPDTGDPAGFTSYAQFEAAVKTQLDYIMEMTARGTVINQKLVRDLMPTPYMSLFVDGCMQTGKDVTAGGAVLYEGPGTIFAGLGTYADSMAAVRRLVFDEARYTMAEMKQALDADWAGFEQMRRDCRNAPKYGNDDEYADGIARDIIDYTEKTINGFKTLYARLIHGTLSQSFNTPLGEMVGATPDGRAAGAPLSDGMSPSQGADRKGPTAIIKSVGRLNVESMSLGMAHNFKLVHGCLETQEGRAGLVSLLKTASVLGNGQMQFNYVDDNMLRDAQRHPEQYRDLMVRVAGYSAFFVELCKEVQDEIISRTALH, encoded by the coding sequence ATGAATGCAGTGACACACTCGTATCATGACGACACCGGACGGCGGCAGGCTGCCGGGCTGCCTCTTTCAGCACGGCTGCGACGGTTGAAAGCCGCTTATCTTGAAGCGAAGCCGAGCATCACCATAGGCCGCGCCATGGCCTACACCGAAATTGAAAAGGCGTATCCCGACCTGCCGCCGGTGCTGCGCCGCGCCATGGGATTCCGGCGTGCCTGCGAAACCGCCCCCGTGCTTATTCAGGACGACGAACTGATTGTGGGGCACCCCTGCGGAGCGCCGCGCGCGGGTGCTTTTTCACCGGATACGGCGTGGAAGTGGCTGCGGGACGAACTGGATACCATAGGCACACGCCCGCAGGACCCGTACATGATAAGCGAAGCCGACAAGAAAATCATGCGTGAGGAGCTGTTTCCTTTCTGGGAGGGGCGCTCGCTTGATGAAGTCTGCGAGGACGCCTTCCGCCGGGAAGGTCTGTGGGAGTTTTGCGCCGAGGCCGGAATCAGCGACCTCAGCTACCATCATACCAGCGGCGGCGGTGATACCAGCCCCGGATACGATATTATCCTTTTTACCAAAGGTATCAACGGACTGAAGGCCGAGGCCGAGGCGCATCTTGAAAGACTGGATGCGGAAAATGCCGGAGACAGCAGCGGGGCTGATTTCTACCGGGCGGCGGTTATCATCTGTGAAGGCGTTTTGCTGTATGCGGGCCGGGTGGCGGCGCATGCGCGTCAGCTGGCCGCTGCGGAACAAAATCCCGCCCGCAGGGAGGAACTGCTTGCCATTGCCGAGGTTAACACCAGGGTGCCGGCCAACCCGCCCGCAACCTTTCATGAAGCCCTGCAGGCAGTCTGGACAATCCAGTCGCTGTTTCTGCTGGAAGAAAACCAGTGCAGCACTTCACTGGGACGGTTCGACCAGTATGTATACCCCTGCTACGAGGCCGGCATCCGTAACGGGACACTGACCAGAGAGCAGGCTTTTGAACTGACAGGGTGCTTCATCATAAAATGCTCTGAGATGATCTGGTATACTCCCGGAGCCACCGCCAGATATTTTGCAGGATACATGCCTTTTATCAACATGTGTGTGGGCGGGCAGAAGCGTGAAGGCGGTGATGCCACCAACGATCTGACACTGCTGCTCATGGATGCGGTGCGCAGCGTCGGGGTGTACCAGCCCTCGCTTGCCTGCCGCATTCACAACCAGTCACCGCAGGAATACCTTGAAAAAATAGCGGATGTCGTGCGGGCGGGTACGGGTATGCCCGCATGCCATTTTGACGATGCCCATATCAGGATGATGCTCCGCAAGGGGTTCGACTTTGACGATGCGCGCGATTATTGCCTGATGGGCTGTGTGGAACCCCAGAAGTCGGGGCGCATACATCAGTGGACAGCGGGCGGTTTTACCCAGTGGCCGGTGGCAGTCGAACTGGTGTTCAACAGAGGCGTGCTGCGTTCGTACGGCAGACGCGTTGCGCCGGATACCGGCGACCCTGCAGGGTTTACCAGCTATGCCCAGTTTGAGGCTGCCGTGAAAACACAGCTTGACTACATAATGGAAATGACGGCGCGCGGAACGGTTATCAACCAGAAACTGGTGCGTGACCTGATGCCCACGCCGTACATGTCGCTGTTTGTGGACGGATGCATGCAGACGGGCAAAGATGTCACCGCCGGCGGCGCGGTGCTGTATGAAGGACCGGGAACCATATTTGCCGGTCTGGGAACCTACGCGGACAGCATGGCCGCAGTGCGCAGGCTTGTCTTTGACGAGGCCAGATACACCATGGCTGAAATGAAGCAGGCTCTGGATGCCGACTGGGCCGGCTTTGAACAGATGCGCCGCGACTGCCGTAACGCGCCCAAATACGGCAACGATGATGAGTACGCCGACGGCATAGCCCGCGACATCATTGATTACACGGAAAAGACGATCAACGGGTTCAAGACACTGTACGCCCGTCTGATTCACGGCACCTTGTCGCAGTCGTTCAATACGCCGCTGGGCGAAATGGTGGGAGCAACCCCTGACGGACGCGCAGCCGGTGCACCGCTTTCCGACGGCATGAGTCCTTCGCAGGGGGCGGACCGCAAGGGGCCCACGGCCATCATAAAGTCCGTGGGCAGGCTGAATGTGGAGTCCATGAGTCTGGGCATGGCACATAATTTTAAACTGGTGCACGGATGTCTGGAAACACAGGAAGGACGCGCGGGACTTGTTTCTCTGCTGAAAACGGCCTCAGTGCTGGGCAACGGACAGATGCAGTTCAACTATGTTGATGACAATATGCTGCGCGATGCTCAGCGTCATCCGGAACAATACCGCGATCTTATGGTGCGTGTTGCCGGCTACAGCGCTTTTTTTGTGGAGCTGTGCAAAGAGGTGCAGGACGAGATAATCAGCCGGACGGCGCTTCACTGA
- a CDS encoding FkbM family methyltransferase — translation MQQPDMLPQFTQVTCRYREHVLRLTVPAGESFLAGDIFLRNEYPLTGLKGVFRKPVIVDVGANVGLFALYMHLNIKGAVIHCFEPSAALCGALRRNLAGCPEVRLHAVALSDHDGRELFNLNTRKAGQSSLHSVTGPQGEGWVREHVDVRHAGRAFDELGIDHADILKIDTEGSEPEILESLGPRLDGVKHLYIEYHSLRDLARIRALLSGFEETSCVARGDAVGVLRFMHRSLR, via the coding sequence ATGCAGCAACCGGACATGCTGCCGCAGTTCACACAGGTGACCTGCAGGTACAGGGAACACGTTCTGCGGCTTACGGTTCCCGCCGGAGAATCCTTTCTGGCGGGCGATATCTTTCTGCGCAACGAATATCCGCTGACAGGTCTCAAAGGCGTTTTCCGAAAGCCGGTCATTGTGGATGTGGGGGCCAATGTCGGGCTTTTTGCCCTGTACATGCACCTGAATATCAAGGGCGCTGTGATTCATTGCTTTGAACCTTCTGCCGCGTTGTGCGGCGCCCTGCGGCGCAATCTGGCCGGATGCCCGGAAGTGCGGCTGCATGCTGTGGCCCTGTCTGACCACGACGGCAGGGAATTGTTCAATCTTAATACCCGCAAAGCAGGACAGAGCTCGCTGCACAGCGTCACCGGACCTCAGGGTGAAGGCTGGGTGCGCGAACATGTGGATGTGCGTCATGCCGGACGCGCCTTTGATGAACTGGGCATAGATCATGCCGATATTCTGAAAATAGATACCGAGGGGAGCGAGCCTGAAATTCTGGAAAGTCTGGGGCCGAGGCTTGATGGCGTGAAGCATCTGTATATCGAGTATCACAGCCTGCGTGACCTGGCCCGCATACGGGCGCTTTTGTCCGGATTTGAAGAAACGTCCTGTGTCGCGCGGGGTGACGCAGTGGGTGTGCTGCGGTTTATGCACCGCTCATTACGTTAG
- a CDS encoding M20 metallopeptidase family protein: MPVKPEIEARFEELKSIRQYLHSCPEVGLETVNTAAFVKKQLDGLGIGYEDIGVNSLLAKVEGTAPGVTVAFRADMDGLETCEETGLPYASQTCGRMHACGHDGHTATLLAFAGYLAQHRDFKGTVLLLFQSGEEGYGGALEVIKDGLFEKYSIDYMFGMHNWPPYGENQMIVHKGTAMASEDRFDLVIRGKSGHASVPHACNEPFAAVADFIKNAQSIVARRISAHDKGVISITQVHGGSAYNIIPDEVTIRGNVRTTDPRVQDLIEESLAQLAQGLEVTYGVKAAFTYHRKHPPVINSTPDMAIAAAARVVGQENVLTEELPAMGSEDYAFYMQKTKGCFVWIGNGTDSALIHNSKYDFNDKIILLGASLFAELLDEVLSAQP, from the coding sequence ATGCCTGTGAAGCCGGAAATCGAGGCCCGTTTCGAAGAGCTGAAAAGCATACGCCAGTACCTGCACTCCTGTCCCGAAGTGGGTCTGGAAACAGTGAATACCGCAGCGTTTGTAAAAAAACAGCTGGACGGACTGGGCATCGGATATGAAGACATCGGCGTCAACTCGCTGCTGGCCAAAGTGGAAGGCACTGCTCCCGGCGTGACAGTGGCCTTCCGGGCCGATATGGACGGACTGGAAACCTGCGAAGAAACCGGCCTGCCGTATGCTTCGCAGACCTGTGGCCGCATGCATGCGTGCGGCCACGACGGCCACACCGCCACGCTGCTGGCTTTTGCCGGGTATCTGGCGCAGCACCGCGATTTCAAAGGAACCGTGCTGCTGTTGTTCCAGTCCGGAGAAGAAGGCTACGGCGGAGCGCTGGAAGTCATCAAAGACGGTCTGTTTGAAAAATACAGCATCGACTACATGTTCGGCATGCACAACTGGCCGCCTTACGGCGAAAACCAGATGATCGTGCACAAAGGCACCGCCATGGCCTCCGAAGACCGCTTCGATCTGGTCATACGCGGCAAAAGCGGACACGCCTCCGTTCCGCACGCCTGCAACGAACCTTTCGCCGCAGTGGCCGACTTCATAAAAAACGCGCAGAGCATTGTTGCCCGGCGCATTTCGGCACATGACAAAGGCGTCATAAGCATCACACAGGTACACGGCGGCAGCGCCTACAACATCATTCCCGACGAAGTGACCATACGCGGCAACGTGCGTACCACCGACCCGCGCGTGCAGGACCTCATCGAGGAATCGCTGGCACAGCTGGCGCAGGGACTCGAGGTGACCTACGGCGTAAAAGCCGCCTTCACCTACCACCGCAAGCACCCGCCGGTCATCAACTCCACGCCGGATATGGCCATAGCCGCCGCGGCGCGTGTGGTGGGACAGGAAAACGTGCTCACTGAAGAACTGCCCGCCATGGGCAGCGAAGACTACGCCTTTTACATGCAGAAAACCAAAGGGTGTTTTGTATGGATAGGCAACGGCACGGATTCCGCGCTGATACATAACAGCAAGTACGACTTCAACGACAAGATCATTCTTCTGGGAGCTTCGCTGTTTGCGGAGTTGCTGGACGAGGTGCTGTCGGCACAGCCGTAA
- a CDS encoding hemolysin family protein: MDIAILVALILLNGVFAMSEIALVTARRSRLQKMAEEGDRSAAVAIRLGEEPTQFLSTVQIGITAIGILNGIVGEAALAGPLALMLQNAGLESGTSSAVATTVVVAGITYFSIVAGELVPKRIAQFNAEGIARSMARPIALLACLSRPFVYLLSVSTDALLRLVGKTELSSANLTEEDIHAILTEGSQAGVIEKHEHDMVRNVFRLDDRQIPSLMTPRSDIVFLDITQPLDGFLDTVVASDHSRFPVCRGGLHEVLGVISAKRLLKQRLKNEPAEKLTGYLLPAVYVPESLTGMKLLEQFRESGVQMVFVVDEYGDISGLITLQDLLEALTGKFRPRDPDEMWAVQRDDGSWLLDGLIPVPELKDRLDLKTVPDEAKVRYHTLSGMMMWLFGRLPRTGDVAEWQGWQLEVVDLDGKRIDKVLASRISGYEASQPSAAGPDGR, encoded by the coding sequence GTGGATATTGCCATTCTTGTTGCCCTGATACTTCTTAACGGCGTTTTTGCCATGTCCGAGATAGCCCTTGTCACCGCCCGCAGAAGCCGTCTGCAAAAAATGGCGGAAGAAGGTGACCGTTCCGCAGCCGTGGCCATCCGGCTGGGTGAAGAGCCTACCCAGTTTCTTTCCACTGTGCAGATAGGCATAACGGCCATAGGCATACTGAACGGCATAGTGGGAGAAGCCGCACTGGCCGGGCCTCTTGCCCTGATGCTGCAGAATGCCGGTCTGGAAAGCGGGACAAGCTCGGCCGTGGCAACCACAGTTGTGGTGGCGGGCATCACCTATTTTTCCATTGTGGCGGGCGAACTGGTGCCCAAACGCATAGCGCAGTTCAATGCCGAAGGCATAGCGCGCAGCATGGCCAGACCCATAGCCCTGCTGGCCTGTCTGTCGCGTCCGTTTGTGTATCTGCTTTCTGTTTCCACGGATGCCCTGCTGCGGCTGGTGGGCAAAACTGAACTGAGCAGCGCCAACCTGACCGAGGAGGACATCCACGCCATACTGACGGAAGGTTCACAGGCGGGTGTCATCGAAAAACACGAGCATGATATGGTGCGTAATGTCTTTCGTCTTGACGACAGGCAGATTCCTTCGCTGATGACTCCGCGCAGCGATATTGTGTTTCTGGATATCACGCAGCCGCTTGACGGATTTCTGGACACAGTGGTGGCCTCTGATCATTCCCGCTTTCCGGTATGCCGCGGCGGTCTGCACGAGGTGCTGGGCGTCATCAGTGCCAAGCGTCTGCTCAAGCAGCGGCTGAAAAACGAACCGGCAGAAAAACTGACCGGATATCTGCTGCCGGCTGTGTATGTGCCGGAGTCGCTGACGGGCATGAAGCTGCTTGAACAGTTCCGGGAATCCGGTGTGCAGATGGTTTTTGTGGTTGATGAATACGGTGATATTTCCGGTCTGATCACGTTGCAGGACCTGCTGGAAGCGCTCACAGGGAAGTTCCGCCCGCGCGATCCGGACGAAATGTGGGCTGTGCAGCGTGACGACGGTTCGTGGCTGCTGGACGGGCTTATCCCTGTGCCGGAACTGAAGGACAGGCTTGACCTCAAAACCGTGCCCGACGAGGCAAAAGTCCGCTATCATACCTTGAGCGGTATGATGATGTGGCTTTTCGGCCGGTTGCCGCGTACAGGTGATGTGGCGGAGTGGCAGGGCTGGCAGCTGGAAGTTGTGGATCTTGACGGCAAGCGCATCGACAAGGTGCTGGCCAGCAGGATTTCCGGTTACGAGGCTTCGCAGCCGTCTGCGGCTGGTCCGGACGGGCGCTGA
- a CDS encoding PAS domain-containing sensor histidine kinase, translating to MMNSVSEGMKEYTGCPVADELLLAGLDDPLLIVAADSGHMLWTNQQGAVWCGLYAAETAAVQGIPPALAAGWQHLTGLTVCGRLCCADALAVQWRGRRAVLLRGRTDTGKKEPPAENAQAGVGAPCAPRREDERYRIVYDTMAQGVVFQDRTGSIVCANAAAERLLGLGSDAMRGMDSHSGSWQAVDVDGSPLPGSAHPSMVALRTGRPVSGRVMGIRHQTTGAQRWLVVSATPLFTGGGSVPAEVFSTFEDITELAAARRELALYSERLQQVIDRSPLGVFLWQYQDGRFTFLHGNPASEAMLGITVAEYAGQELLEMLPELDPAVVPAEYANVMRTGIPWHSEQLDYADDVISGAFEVHAFRAGSEVLCVMFQDITQRKRTEAELATVTSLLQELIDVMPSVLVAVDTAGRVTRWNHAAESLTGISAAQAAGRELDGLFAWPAFVRNLLGSVQDGPECAHLEDAAWEHDGVVRHWDVTMYPLKEGGGGGYALRLDDVTSRVRLREMMIQSEKMLSVAGLAAGMAHEINNPLGAIAQAAQNCLRRMGTGLPANLHTAGELGLDLYAMQTYLDRRGIYAFMEDIRHSCSRAARIVSNMLAFSRTEKSPRSCADIHDVIRQAVVLAETDYDMKRKYDIKRVRVRYDFAENVPQVWCSVQDLQQVFLNLVRNSSQALSEQAGHAAPELLLRTSLQPEGRVEIRVCDNGPGMSEEAARRCFEPFYTTKPVGEGTGLGLYVSYLIIKQHQGTIHLNSGPQRGAEFVISLPALC from the coding sequence ATGATGAACAGTGTTTCGGAAGGGATGAAAGAGTATACAGGCTGCCCTGTGGCTGATGAACTGCTGCTGGCAGGTCTGGATGACCCGCTGCTGATAGTTGCCGCGGACAGCGGGCATATGCTGTGGACAAATCAGCAGGGGGCCGTGTGGTGCGGGCTTTATGCGGCAGAGACTGCTGCGGTGCAGGGAATACCGCCTGCGCTGGCGGCCGGATGGCAGCATCTTACGGGGCTTACGGTGTGCGGCAGGCTTTGTTGTGCCGACGCGCTGGCAGTACAGTGGCGCGGACGGCGGGCAGTGCTGCTGCGGGGCCGCACGGACACCGGAAAAAAGGAGCCGCCTGCGGAAAATGCGCAGGCCGGTGTGGGGGCACCCTGTGCGCCGCGGCGTGAAGACGAACGGTACCGCATTGTGTACGACACCATGGCGCAGGGAGTTGTCTTTCAGGACAGAACGGGAAGCATTGTATGCGCCAACGCTGCTGCCGAACGTCTGCTGGGGCTCGGAAGCGATGCCATGCGCGGCATGGACAGCCATTCCGGAAGCTGGCAGGCGGTGGATGTTGACGGAAGTCCGTTGCCGGGCAGCGCTCATCCTTCCATGGTTGCGCTGCGTACGGGACGTCCGGTGTCCGGCCGGGTAATGGGCATCCGCCACCAGACAACCGGAGCCCAGCGGTGGCTGGTGGTCAGTGCCACACCGCTTTTCACCGGCGGCGGCAGCGTTCCGGCGGAAGTCTTTTCCACGTTTGAGGATATTACCGAACTGGCAGCGGCCCGCCGGGAGCTTGCCCTGTACAGTGAACGCCTTCAGCAGGTAATCGACAGGTCGCCTCTGGGGGTGTTCCTGTGGCAGTATCAGGACGGCCGTTTTACTTTTCTGCATGGTAATCCCGCATCGGAAGCCATGCTGGGCATAACGGTGGCGGAGTATGCCGGGCAGGAACTGCTGGAAATGCTGCCTGAACTCGACCCCGCCGTGGTGCCTGCGGAATACGCGAATGTCATGCGTACCGGTATTCCGTGGCATTCCGAACAGCTGGATTACGCCGACGATGTCATTTCCGGAGCTTTTGAGGTGCATGCTTTCCGTGCCGGAAGCGAAGTGCTGTGCGTGATGTTTCAGGATATTACGCAGCGCAAGCGCACAGAGGCGGAACTGGCCACGGTGACGTCTCTGCTGCAGGAACTCATTGATGTTATGCCGTCGGTGCTTGTGGCTGTGGACACCGCAGGCAGGGTGACCCGATGGAATCATGCCGCGGAATCGCTGACGGGCATCAGCGCTGCGCAGGCGGCGGGCAGGGAACTGGACGGGTTGTTTGCCTGGCCTGCCTTTGTGCGCAATCTGCTGGGCAGCGTGCAGGACGGGCCGGAGTGTGCGCATCTGGAAGATGCAGCCTGGGAGCATGACGGCGTTGTCCGCCACTGGGACGTGACCATGTATCCGTTGAAGGAAGGCGGAGGCGGCGGATATGCGCTGCGTCTGGACGATGTGACATCGCGGGTACGGCTGCGGGAAATGATGATCCAGTCTGAAAAGATGCTGTCCGTTGCCGGTCTGGCGGCGGGTATGGCGCATGAAATCAACAATCCGCTGGGAGCCATTGCGCAGGCGGCACAGAACTGCCTGCGGCGTATGGGTACCGGTCTGCCGGCCAATCTGCATACCGCCGGTGAACTGGGGCTGGATTTGTACGCCATGCAGACATATCTGGACCGGCGGGGCATATACGCCTTTATGGAAGATATCCGGCACAGTTGTTCGCGGGCGGCGCGGATAGTCAGCAATATGCTGGCTTTTTCCCGCACGGAAAAATCTCCGCGCAGCTGCGCCGATATCCACGATGTAATCCGGCAGGCCGTGGTGCTGGCAGAAACGGATTACGACATGAAGCGTAAATATGACATAAAACGGGTGCGCGTGCGGTATGATTTTGCGGAGAATGTGCCGCAGGTGTGGTGCAGCGTGCAGGACCTGCAGCAGGTTTTTCTGAACCTTGTGCGCAACAGCAGTCAGGCCCTGAGTGAACAGGCCGGACATGCGGCACCCGAACTGCTGCTGCGTACCAGCCTGCAGCCTGAAGGGCGGGTGGAGATACGCGTGTGCGATAACGGTCCGGGAATGAGCGAAGAGGCGGCGCGGCGTTGCTTTGAGCCTTTTTACACCACAAAACCGGTGGGCGAAGGCACGGGGCTGGGGCTGTATGTAAGCTATCTCATCATCAAACAGCATCAGGGCACGATACATCTGAACAGCGGCCCGCAGCGCGGCGCGGAATTCGTCATCAGTCTGCCCGCATTGTGCTGA
- a CDS encoding ArsA-related P-loop ATPase, whose amino-acid sequence MKLAFAGKGGVGKTSVTAWTADWLARNGRDVWMVDADTALSLGQACGVAADSLPEPLTARKDLINRLIHAGGFLDLNPDVSDLPHQLAVDVPVSGGPLYAPAAGRKRLLVMGAVTNAGGGCACDANALLKAMLAHLVMKENTCVLVDLEAGVEHLGRGTVAHVDALVVVSEPSLRSLHTAAQVGRMADQLGLRRQALLLNRYSGADLHDVSGLPDLPGLPPLRAALPPLAGLIERQLHTADVLGLPEQQLVDTTLQRLMEHLGLDVCLKVCPNGCPNVCP is encoded by the coding sequence ATGAAACTGGCATTTGCCGGAAAAGGCGGCGTGGGCAAAACATCGGTCACCGCGTGGACAGCCGACTGGCTGGCCCGCAACGGCCGCGATGTCTGGATGGTTGACGCGGACACCGCGCTTTCGCTGGGACAGGCCTGCGGTGTGGCCGCAGACAGTCTGCCCGAACCGCTGACAGCCAGAAAAGACCTGATAAACCGGCTCATCCACGCGGGGGGCTTTCTTGACCTCAACCCCGACGTAAGCGACCTGCCGCACCAGCTGGCAGTGGACGTGCCTGTTTCCGGCGGACCGCTGTATGCACCGGCTGCCGGCAGAAAGCGGCTGCTGGTCATGGGAGCGGTGACCAATGCGGGCGGGGGGTGTGCCTGCGACGCCAACGCTCTGCTGAAGGCCATGCTGGCGCACCTTGTGATGAAAGAAAACACCTGTGTACTGGTGGACCTGGAAGCCGGAGTGGAACATCTGGGCAGAGGCACGGTGGCACATGTGGACGCTCTTGTGGTGGTCAGCGAACCGAGTCTGCGCAGCCTGCACACGGCGGCGCAGGTGGGCCGCATGGCGGACCAGCTGGGTCTGCGCAGACAGGCGCTGCTGCTTAACAGATACAGCGGGGCAGACCTGCACGACGTGTCCGGACTGCCCGACCTGCCGGGTCTGCCCCCCCTGCGTGCCGCACTGCCGCCGCTCGCCGGACTCATCGAGCGGCAGCTGCACACCGCAGACGTGCTCGGCCTGCCGGAACAGCAGCTTGTGGACACCACCCTGCAGCGGCTCATGGAGCATCTGGGGCTGGACGTCTGCCTCAAGGTCTGCCCCAATGGCTGCCCCAATGTCTGTCCCTGA
- a CDS encoding L-serine ammonia-lyase, iron-sulfur-dependent, subunit alpha, translating to MDSLKELYKVGNGPSSSHTMGPQKAATEFLRRTPQAAHYRVTLLGSLAATGKGHLTDWIIKKTLGEERTTIVWKPEEVRPFHTNGMVFEALDAQGNVPEDPASTWEVYSVGGGTIAEPDSLTRGAGNFYSLTTLTAIMGHCRADNIELWEYVESQEGPGLWPFLQDIWQAMQDSIERGLGKTGLLPGDLRYPRKANAFYKKARIQSGRLRSTGMTFAYALAVSEENASGGLVVTAPTCGSAGLVPAVLRSLKEDYSLADTEILKALAVGGLVGNLVKENASISGAEVGCQGEVGTACAMAAAMTAYLFGGTHMQIDYAAEMALEHHLGMTCDPVGGYVQVPCIERNAVSAIRAINAAEYTLFTDGNHRISFDQVVQTMGETGRDLKCGYRETSLAGLAKHACLTNCGSGC from the coding sequence ATGGACTCTCTCAAGGAACTCTACAAGGTGGGCAACGGCCCTTCCAGCAGCCACACCATGGGCCCGCAAAAGGCAGCCACAGAGTTTCTGCGGCGCACCCCGCAGGCTGCGCATTACCGTGTCACGCTGCTCGGCAGCCTTGCCGCCACGGGCAAAGGCCACCTGACAGACTGGATCATCAAAAAAACACTGGGTGAAGAACGCACGACCATTGTCTGGAAACCAGAAGAGGTACGTCCCTTCCACACCAACGGCATGGTTTTCGAAGCGCTGGACGCACAGGGGAACGTGCCGGAAGACCCCGCCTCCACCTGGGAAGTGTACAGCGTGGGCGGCGGCACCATAGCCGAACCGGATTCGCTGACACGCGGTGCCGGCAATTTTTACTCGCTGACCACTCTCACGGCCATCATGGGTCACTGCCGTGCGGACAACATAGAGCTGTGGGAGTATGTCGAATCTCAGGAAGGTCCGGGCCTGTGGCCTTTTCTGCAGGACATCTGGCAGGCCATGCAGGACTCCATAGAACGCGGACTGGGCAAAACCGGCCTGCTGCCGGGCGACCTGCGCTACCCGCGCAAAGCCAACGCGTTTTACAAAAAAGCCCGCATCCAGTCCGGCAGGCTGCGTTCCACCGGTATGACATTCGCCTATGCACTGGCAGTGTCGGAAGAAAACGCCTCCGGCGGGCTGGTGGTTACCGCGCCCACCTGCGGCTCGGCAGGTCTGGTGCCCGCCGTGCTGCGTTCGCTTAAAGAAGATTACAGCCTTGCCGACACAGAAATACTGAAAGCTCTTGCCGTGGGCGGACTGGTCGGCAACCTTGTAAAGGAAAACGCCTCCATATCGGGTGCCGAAGTGGGCTGTCAGGGCGAAGTGGGTACAGCGTGCGCCATGGCCGCGGCCATGACCGCCTATCTGTTCGGCGGTACCCATATGCAGATAGACTACGCCGCGGAAATGGCGCTGGAACACCATCTGGGCATGACCTGTGACCCCGTGGGCGGGTATGTGCAGGTGCCCTGTATAGAACGCAACGCGGTTTCGGCCATCAGAGCCATCAACGCAGCGGAATACACGCTGTTCACCGACGGAAACCACCGTATCAGTTTTGATCAGGTGGTGCAGACCATGGGCGAAACCGGCAGAGACCTGAAGTGCGGTTACAGAGAAACTTCACTGGCAGGGCTGGCCAAACACGCCTGCCTGACCAACTGCGGCAGCGGGTGCTGA
- a CDS encoding DUF3100 domain-containing protein, whose amino-acid sequence MLDAIKNVKIHLLVLALVAVSELIGILKFEVGPGMLVLIPMLYAVFIGTFLGPKFLKVVNDKDMDHASSLVSLTLMLLMARYGTLVGPKFFEILKAGPALILQEFGNIGTLLIGIPIAMFLGLKRESIGAAHSIAREPNVALIGDIYGLNSPEGRGVMGVYICGTVFGTIFFGLTASFLSIFNVFHPYALAMASGVGSASMMTATVGSLSAIYPDMAEQIQAFGVASNTLSGLDGVYMSMLIALPMSNKLYKVLYRIKYGKPEEA is encoded by the coding sequence ATGTTAGATGCTATCAAGAACGTAAAGATCCATCTGCTCGTTCTGGCGCTGGTTGCCGTTTCCGAGCTGATCGGCATTCTCAAGTTCGAAGTCGGCCCGGGTATGCTGGTGCTCATACCCATGCTGTATGCCGTGTTTATCGGCACATTTCTCGGTCCTAAATTCCTCAAAGTTGTCAACGACAAGGACATGGACCATGCCAGCTCGCTCGTCAGCCTTACGCTGATGCTGCTGATGGCACGCTACGGCACGCTTGTGGGCCCCAAATTCTTTGAAATACTCAAAGCCGGCCCCGCGCTCATACTGCAGGAGTTCGGCAACATCGGCACGCTGCTCATCGGTATTCCCATTGCCATGTTCCTCGGACTTAAAAGGGAATCCATCGGCGCCGCGCACTCCATCGCCCGCGAACCCAACGTGGCGCTCATAGGCGACATTTACGGACTGAACTCGCCCGAAGGCCGCGGCGTTATGGGCGTATATATCTGCGGTACCGTGTTCGGCACAATATTCTTCGGGCTTACCGCATCGTTCCTCAGCATTTTCAACGTATTCCACCCCTATGCCCTCGCCATGGCTTCGGGTGTGGGTTCCGCCAGCATGATGACCGCCACCGTGGGCAGTCTTTCAGCCATCTACCCCGACATGGCCGAACAGATTCAGGCCTTTGGCGTGGCCAGTAACACGCTCTCCGGTCTGGACGGCGTATACATGTCCATGCTGATAGCCCTGCCCATGTCCAACAAGCTCTACAAAGTACTCTACCGCATTAAATACGGTAAACCCGAGGAGGCGTAA